The following coding sequences lie in one Candidatus Nitrospira allomarina genomic window:
- a CDS encoding response regulator has protein sequence MKRILLVDDHQMAREALKEFLEAQGYNIEEAENGAVGLALIQQGRSFDLVISDNQMPVMTGLEFVQRLAQQSYISTHPLILYSGQLTMELEQQVRALGVYAVLQKPYNLQDLLVIVRQAISGSDA, from the coding sequence ATGAAACGTATTCTCCTGGTCGATGACCATCAGATGGCTCGAGAAGCCCTAAAGGAATTCCTCGAGGCACAAGGGTATAACATTGAAGAAGCGGAAAACGGGGCGGTAGGGTTAGCCCTGATCCAGCAAGGGCGGTCCTTCGATCTGGTGATTTCCGATAATCAAATGCCCGTGATGACGGGGCTGGAATTCGTCCAACGACTGGCACAGCAATCTTATATTTCCACCCATCCCTTGATCCTATATTCCGGCCAGCTGACTATGGAATTAGAACAACAGGTTCGTGCCTTAGGGGTCTATGCGGTTCTCCAAAAACCCTACAATTTGCAGGATCTGCTCGTTATCGTTCGTCAGGCCATTTCAGGTTCTGACGCTTGA